TTTCTTGGGCTGAatacaaaaataacataagATGGTAATTCAAATTTCATAAGTCATCAACTTATGGTTATTTCATTTAGGTATAAGATTTAAAACTGGAACCAATTACCCAATCAAAACTAATCCAAAATGGACCATGTCAAATTGGTTTTGGATCAGCATATTTACCTAGCAGTTATTAATGTAAAGAATCATGGGTATTGATTCAGTATCCAATTATACTGAAACCTCTGTTTTAAAATGTGAGTATTAGATAAAAAATTTTGGGTTCTCAAGAGACTAATCAGTTATTATATGATGAATctgtaaattttgttttaaataacaaaaaaaaaatcaatggtGATGAATTTATTTGCAAAAATTCAAAAGGACTGCAAAACTAAGGTTTTAGTCATAGAGAGAagttttttgataaaaaaaaaatttgatcaaaaaaaaatatttgatcaaaaaaaaaagtcatagAGAGAAGTTTGTTCAAAAAGAGAAAGTCATGGAGATAGGTAAAAACCATTTGATGTGAAAACTCGGCTGGGGAGAGCCAAAAGAAAATCTTCTTACCAGTAAGCAGccatttaaacaaaaaaattattaatatgtcAATAAACTTAATGGTGACCTAGAAAATGAGTGGAAATAGTGAATTCCTTATCATTCCTTATAATTTACATCATTTCAAAGGTATATTTGTTAACTATAATTgcttaacaattttttatatttaaaaaataatagattacaattatttattgttaaatttgGAAAGGAACATAAGTaacatatttctttttgttttattcctttaaattatttttcttcttattcactATAATAATTCATTAATGGTTACAAGTTAGAATTTTAAGTATCACTAGATCTTCACctgtgcgaccgcacgggtattaattttctgctttattttttatttatttatactaaatgatgtatttgtaatacttgatcgttttacattgactatgttagggatgtgtatttggatacccactgaTTTGATgaaaatctatttgggtttgagattcgcgagtttaaagatttcagcaacattcaaatatttataaattttagttttagtttgattcgggtatttgcgggttcggtttggatacTGATAAatcgtttgaattattttaaaattttcaaaatttatatatactttaaatttctcaaaacatataaatttgagtaatgtaagccaaaatacctaaattaaaaattaaaaaacaggttgaacttcaatatttggatggagaataaatatatattttaaatatttttagtgtttgattattgtttatctactttatatgtttacttttgactattttttatattttcaaatagtttagacaattttaaattaacaaaaaaagacaactttaaaatatcattaattgttgaagaataaaaaataaaatacattaatctaactaaaaggacaaacattaaaataggaaagaaaaacacattaatctaattGAAAaaacaagcattaaaataggaaagaaaaagaaatacattaatataactgaaaaagacaaacattaaaataggaaattcaatttaattctcagtggcatacaattgtaaataacactgaaaagtAAGGGGTaatctatatgtgtacttctgttttaataagatagatgatttgttgataaaaaaaaaagtatcatgATTTTATAAGTTTCCTGAACCAAACGAAAACACTTACGTATATTAAACGGGTCCAACTTCTCTCTACTCGACAGTTTAGGTACCCCTATCGATTCTTATTCGAAACAGACACGGATGTCAATGACTAATTTCAAGAGAAGATAGAAGTATAAGAATAGGAACGTCTTCCAGTGTGATGCATCGGTAACGACATAAGATTAAAACTACCCGTAGAAAGAGAATGTCTCTTAATTTCGCCTATACTTCATATCCAAGATCAAACAAGCATCAAATCataatctcttcttttcttcttatattCTCTTAAACGACTACGGCCACAAGTCCCTCGTCTTCAATCTCTGCATCCGTAAATGTCAAAGCTCGCTGAAGTTTTCTCGCGGAAAACACCTCGACTTCAGCCATGTGTATTGCTACAACCGGGCGATGATCTGAGAATTTATTTTCGGTACGCCGGTATTGAACCAGCCTCATTCCTTTGCCGTAAGATAGTATTCTGTCACACCAAGCTGGTGTTCTCCTCGTCGCCTTTCCATCGCTCCCGGTGTACTCATCCGAATGCGCTTGGTACTTATAGGTCGGTGCAAATTGTAGAGTTCCTTCTGACCATCCGTCAAACGCTCGACCTTTCTTGTATTCTTTTACCAGCTGCAATATAAATATTCATTCAgatgaaagaaaagaaaataaataacgTTGAGCTTAACCTTTATAAAAGATCAACGGTTACGTTTACCTGATCATATTCAAGTAACTTTGACCATTCTTTCTTGGATATAAGGTCTTTGGTTTTTTCATATGATAGATTAAGCCGATAGTTAAGATCTCCTAACCAGATTATTCGTCTGCAAAGatgtgaaaacaaaataaagttagaagaatataaataaaaacaatttgtagaagagagtaaaaaaaaagacagactCGTGATCATAGATAAGCTTGGGAAGTCCAAGAGCTGAGACAGAGTGAAACACTGTTCTTTTATGTATCTCGTGAACATCGGCGTTCCTCttgatctgatcaacttctCTCTCTCCTGCCGTCAAATGAGTGCATATGAAACAGAAGAACGTCTGGTATATCGACATACTCACAGACACAGCTCCCTGCATACCACATATCacttataaaaacaaatataaacaatgtaacattaaatatataatcttttgtATACCTTGTTACCAATATAACCCATGATGCCAACTCCAACGGTAGAGACTCGTACGTTTTGAATGTGTTTCCGCATGCTTCGTTTAACCCAAATGGTTAAAAGAATCCCAACCATTTGTTTACTCACTAGCCTCACATAAGCCGGTCTTCGTTTCCTCTCCATCAGCGACGTCAGGTCCATGGACGCTAGAGCCAATACCTCGGGGGGAACACCACCAACGTTGCTTCCGGAAACATACTTAAACGAATTGTAAGCCTTGAAAGACTTTGTTGTTTGTAAGGACGCTGTTGTCTTCATGGACGGCTGTCTATCGAGAACGCAAGAAGGTCCTAACATGCTCAAAGGAGGCTCAGGCCAGCTTAAACCGATCCTTTCTTTCCCACTTAACATCCGGTTTAGCGTCTTCATACCGGTTTTAGCAGAATCCTCCTCGTTCTTCCTCTTGTCAAAGCTATCAACACGTAGACAGACTTGTCTGTCAAGCTTCTTAGGAGAAGAGAACTGTCTTTTAATCTCAACAACCGGCACACCGGAGTTAGGATCAACGAGAGTGTTGACTTCACCTACAACTCCACCGTCATGCTTTAGCTCCCCGaggctttcttcttcttcctcgttgATAGGGTGAATCTCAACGCCAGCGTCGCTGTCACTCTCGTATTCTACTTCTTCCTCTATAACATCGTGTGTTTCGTCAAAAGGTTTGAATATCCCTGGAGTCGGTGGATCACTGTAACTCTTAACCGTAGCGTTTTTTGGTCTGACTCTGTTCAGTGCTTCTCTGATCACTTCTTCCCATTTCGCAACCGGTCGGTTATCTTCGGCTCCAAGTATGTTTCCAGCATTCAAAGGTACAACCTCTTGTAAACTTCagacaaaacataaaaacatggCCAGAGTTAGTTTTGTCTATGTCGTTGAGGAAAAAGTCAAATATTATACTActattttgttttgtgtttaccCAAGAACGTAGATATCAGCAGAATGATTAATGTCGATCCAGTCATCGATGTCAAGATCAGAAGGTGGTGATACTCCTCCTACATTCCACGTACCAACACATACTCTGCATACAAACAAGGTTTTGTTATTACAATTCCGACATGGTAGGTCTCCTTATCACCCAacaaacttgaaaaaaaaagaatagacaATAATAGCATCCGAATCTATATAgtactaacatataataaaaattaatatataaaaaatcgaaAGAAACGTCAAATGTTTTACCTTATTTCTTTGTTGTTAATATACTGTGCTCTCAATGTTTCTGAATTCCTTCTCCTTAACTTCAACGGAGCATCTGATTTCAGCAAAAAAAAGATAGCTTCAACATTCACaggttcttatttttttcagtttagttTTTATAACAGTGGAATTCTAGGATCTTAAGCCTATTATCTAGTGTTaagtcagtttttttttccttgtaaaacaatgattttgtatatttctaaaataaaaacacagttATCTATATATCTAACCATgtttaaccaatagaaaaaaataaaatagagaatcaATGTTAAGTcagtttttgaaatttaagaaTAATCTTTTGTATTAAAGATTATTTGAATAAGGACCAGAAAACTGTCCCTAGACCACCAATACTAATTAGTCcggttttattttttaacaagattttaaaaaaaaaaatcttaataagattatttttattccAGTAAAGGGATTGAACTGAAAACTCAGAAACCACAGCACTATGAATCTCATAAACAACCTACGCAATTGGGCATTACCATTGCTAGTAAACTCGGCGGCTGCTTCTGCTGTGGTGATAGGATCCTCCGAGATCTCACTAACCCACGATTGAGTCGATCCTCTTCTTCTTGTGCTCGATTCTTCACCATCTGTTAAACCGGTTTAAAAGGCTCAGCTAACCGGAAATGAAGAACTGATGAATGATTATTCCGGAGACAGAGAGAAAAAACAAGAACCTTCGTCAGAGCTAGAGTCTTGGTTCTCCTCTATAACGTCCTCGTTTTCGGATTCGTCTTCAGTATCAGCACCATACTCAAGATCTCTAGCACTTATGTTCAACCACTTCCTCATAACCACTTTTGCCCATAATCTCTGTGTAAATCATCCAACAATTTTGTTCATAACCAACCATTTTGTAAGACATCGTAATCCGTAAGGacacaacaataaaaaaaaattttgtaacttggcttaacacaacaacaaccacaacaaTAAATATTACCTGAG
The sequence above is drawn from the Raphanus sativus cultivar WK10039 chromosome 7, ASM80110v3, whole genome shotgun sequence genome and encodes:
- the LOC108817975 gene encoding type IV inositol polyphosphate 5-phosphatase 3-like isoform X2, which translates into the protein MMRKSFRRQKSQRLWAKVVMRKWLNISARDLEYGADTEDESENEDVIEENQDSSSDEDGEESSTRRRGSTQSWVSEISEDPITTAEAAAEFTSNDAPLKLRRRNSETLRAQYINNKEIRVCVGTWNVGGVSPPSDLDIDDWIDINHSADIYVLGLQEVVPLNAGNILGAEDNRPVAKWEEVIREALNRVRPKNATVKSYSDPPTPGIFKPFDETHDVIEEEVEYESDSDAGVEIHPINEEEEESLGELKHDGGVVGEVNTLVDPNSGVPVVEIKRQFSSPKKLDRQVCLRVDSFDKRKNEEDSAKTGMKTLNRMLSGKERIGLSWPEPPLSMLGPSCVLDRQPSMKTTASLQTTKSFKAYNSFKYVSGSNVGGVPPEVLALASMDLTSLMERKRRPAYVRLVSKQMVGILLTIWVKRSMRKHIQNVRVSTVGVGIMGYIGNKGAVSVSMSIYQTFFCFICTHLTAGEREVDQIKRNADVHEIHKRTVFHSVSALGLPKLIYDHERIIWLGDLNYRLNLSYEKTKDLISKKEWSKLLEYDQLVKEYKKGRAFDGWSEGTLQFAPTYKYQAHSDEYTGSDGKATRRTPAWCDRILSYGKGMRLVQYRRTENKFSDHRPVVAIHMAEVEVFSARKLQRALTFTDAEIEDEGLVAVVV
- the LOC108817975 gene encoding type IV inositol polyphosphate 5-phosphatase 3-like isoform X1 → MLKVAEPAGMMRKSFRRQKSQRLWAKVVMRKWLNISARDLEYGADTEDESENEDVIEENQDSSSDEDGEESSTRRRGSTQSWVSEISEDPITTAEAAAEFTSNDAPLKLRRRNSETLRAQYINNKEIRVCVGTWNVGGVSPPSDLDIDDWIDINHSADIYVLGLQEVVPLNAGNILGAEDNRPVAKWEEVIREALNRVRPKNATVKSYSDPPTPGIFKPFDETHDVIEEEVEYESDSDAGVEIHPINEEEEESLGELKHDGGVVGEVNTLVDPNSGVPVVEIKRQFSSPKKLDRQVCLRVDSFDKRKNEEDSAKTGMKTLNRMLSGKERIGLSWPEPPLSMLGPSCVLDRQPSMKTTASLQTTKSFKAYNSFKYVSGSNVGGVPPEVLALASMDLTSLMERKRRPAYVRLVSKQMVGILLTIWVKRSMRKHIQNVRVSTVGVGIMGYIGNKGAVSVSMSIYQTFFCFICTHLTAGEREVDQIKRNADVHEIHKRTVFHSVSALGLPKLIYDHERIIWLGDLNYRLNLSYEKTKDLISKKEWSKLLEYDQLVKEYKKGRAFDGWSEGTLQFAPTYKYQAHSDEYTGSDGKATRRTPAWCDRILSYGKGMRLVQYRRTENKFSDHRPVVAIHMAEVEVFSARKLQRALTFTDAEIEDEGLVAVVV